The Aestuariibaculum lutulentum genome segment TCCGGCATCGTTTAAACCATCGCCAACCATAAGTACTTTGGCACCTTCGGTCTGGTGATATTTTATGTATTCCAGCTTGTCATCTGGTTTCTGGTTGAAAATCAATTTGGTCTTGGCAGGTAGAAGTTTTTTTAGATTTTCCTGTTCTCCGGCATTATCACCCGAAAGGATAACTAAATCGAATTCCTGTTTAAGTTTATTAAATAGTTTAGATAAACCTGTACGGTAGCTGTTATAGAAGGTATATTTTCCTTTGTACTTATTGTTGGTGCTAATATGTACGGTTGTGTTTAAAATTGATGGATCACTGCCTCCCACAAAACTCGCCGAGCCAATTTTAATATTGTCGTTTAGGTAAGATGCTTCAATACCTTTTCCTAAATGTTCTTCAAAATGATTTAAAGAAATAATATTGTGTTCATCCAGAATGTCGTAAAGGGTTCTGCTTAACGGATGGTTAGAACCGCGAAGTGTATTTTTTAATAAAATTTCTTCTGAAGTAGATAGCATATCACCATCATAAGTCGCAATACTTTTTTCATTTGAGGTTATTGTTCCTGTTTTGTCAAAAATAACCGTATTAATTTCAGCTAACTGTTCAATAACCGAAGCGTTTTTTACGTAGAATTTTAGTTTGCCAAAAATACGAAGCAGATTTCCGAAAGTAAATGGAGCTGCTAAAGCCAAAGCGCAGGGACAGGCAATTATGAGAACTGCGGTAAAAACATTAATAGCTTTGGAAGCATCAACAACATACCAATACGTTGTTGCTAATACAGCAATACTTAATATGGCAATAGTAAAACGTTTACTAATGGCATTGGTAAGTGTGGTAAAATGGTCTTCTTTGTTTTTATTGAACACATCATGACTCCATAACTGTGTTAGGTAGCTTTGTTCTACCGATTTTAAAGCTTCCATTTCTATAAGTCCGGCTGTTTGCTTGCCGCCGGCAAAAAGTTTATCACCGGAATCTTTACTGACTGTTTTAGATTCACCGGTAACAAAACTATAATCTATTTGGGCATTACCGTTAATTAAAATGCCATCGGCAGGAATTAATTCTTCGTTTCTAATTAATAGTCGGTCACCTTGTTTAATATCATAAACCTGAATAGGGGTTTCTATGCCATTTTCAATTTTAGTTATGGCAATAGGGAAATAGGATTTGTAATCGCGTTCGAAGGATAAAAATGAATAGGTTTTCTGTTGAAAAAACTTTCCGAGTAATAAAAAGAAAACCAATCCGGTCAGGCTATCGAAAAACCCAGAGCCTAAATCGAAAATAATATCTATGGTGCTGCGAATGAAAAGTACAGCGATGCCCAAAGCAATAGGTACATCTATGTTTAAAAGCCCCTTACGTAAACCTTTATAGGCTGAAATAAAATAATCCTGACCAGCATAAAACACTACAGGTAACGAAAAGGTAAACATCAACCAGCGAAACAGGTGTTTGTATTGCTCTAACCAATATTCGCCCACTTCAAAATATTCAGGAAAGGATAAGAACATGACATTTCCAAAGGCAAAACCCGCAATCCCTAATTTGTAAATAAGTGAGCGGTTAACTTGTGCTTTTCCTGTCTTAAAATCGTCAAGAGATATATATGGTTCATAGCCAATACTACTTAAAAGAATCACAACATCTTTAAGCGATGTGTCTTGAGTATTGTAGGTTACCCGAACATTTTTTTTGCCGAAATTTACCTGGGAAGCAGAAATGCCTGGATTTAATTTGTTGAGGTTTTCTAAAATCCAGATACAGGAGCTACAATGTATATGCGGAATATAAAGTGTGGTAATTTGGGTTTTACCGTCATTAAATTCGGTTAATTTTTCAATAATGTTTTCCTGAGATAAAAAATCGTATTTACCTTCAATGTCCTTTGGGGTTGCACCAGGTGCTGCCTGTAAGTCGTAGTAACAGGTTAAGTCGTTTTCAGAAAAAATTTCATATACGGTCTTACAACCATTACAACAGAATGTCTTATCGTTAAATGTAATAGCCTGC includes the following:
- a CDS encoding heavy metal translocating P-type ATPase, giving the protein MDQENCFHCGDVCDSQAITFNDKTFCCNGCKTVYEIFSENDLTCYYDLQAAPGATPKDIEGKYDFLSQENIIEKLTEFNDGKTQITTLYIPHIHCSSCIWILENLNKLNPGISASQVNFGKKNVRVTYNTQDTSLKDVVILLSSIGYEPYISLDDFKTGKAQVNRSLIYKLGIAGFAFGNVMFLSFPEYFEVGEYWLEQYKHLFRWLMFTFSLPVVFYAGQDYFISAYKGLRKGLLNIDVPIALGIAVLFIRSTIDIIFDLGSGFFDSLTGLVFFLLLGKFFQQKTYSFLSFERDYKSYFPIAITKIENGIETPIQVYDIKQGDRLLIRNEELIPADGILINGNAQIDYSFVTGESKTVSKDSGDKLFAGGKQTAGLIEMEALKSVEQSYLTQLWSHDVFNKNKEDHFTTLTNAISKRFTIAILSIAVLATTYWYVVDASKAINVFTAVLIIACPCALALAAPFTFGNLLRIFGKLKFYVKNASVIEQLAEINTVIFDKTGTITSNEKSIATYDGDMLSTSEEILLKNTLRGSNHPLSRTLYDILDEHNIISLNHFEEHLGKGIEASYLNDNIKIGSASFVGGSDPSILNTTVHISTNNKYKGKYTFYNSYRTGLSKLFNKLKQEFDLVILSGDNAGEQENLKKLLPAKTKLIFNQKPDDKLEYIKYHQTEGAKVLMVGDGLNDAGALAQSNVGIALSENVNVFSPACDAILDASKFNQLYQFIKASKQAITIIKWSFVLSFIYNSIGLYFAVTGQLAPVIAAILMPLSSISVVVFTTIATNFIGKKIK